A section of the Triticum dicoccoides isolate Atlit2015 ecotype Zavitan chromosome 7A, WEW_v2.0, whole genome shotgun sequence genome encodes:
- the LOC119332194 gene encoding wall-associated receptor kinase 2-like, whose protein sequence is MARPGCPDKCGNISIPYPFGTGKGCFQEPFNVTCNGTGAYLGSNGLRILDISLTLGEVRVQNPHITSRCNFSNGSNSTSGLDILTLDPFHTVSNTKNKLTSIGCGGLAMLVGQAKGKNQLEYLTADSCISSCMDVSSIGNGTECSGMGCCQAPVSGNINAFLAQSIPVSAIYNSTVQSFSPCTYSFVAEDDWFQFDRSYINSTNFGRKYTDGVPLVLDWVVGNGSCSETSKMGSQYACQAMNSDCIDVSNGPGYRCNCSQGYEGNPYLQGGCKDINECEPPNQSLYPCKGNCRNTVGSYTCSCSSGFRSDDPKSIPCVQADPNKALKVALGTSAGVVFLMVCMFALRAEHQKRKLTKEKERFFDQNGGQILYHQIMSKQVDTLMIFTQEDLKKATNDFDESREVGRGGHGTVYKGVLKDGRVIAVKRSKIMNVAETDEFVQEIIILSQTNHRNVVRLLGCCLEVEVPILVYEFIPNGTLFEFIHRNRGTPPPSLDTRLRVAQESAEALAYLHLSMNHPIVHGDVKSMNILLDENYMAKVTDFGASRTLPKNEVQFMTLVQGTLGYLDPEYLQERQLTEKSDVYSFGIVLLELITGKTAIYHDGPKEGKSLASSFLLAMKEVSLDGILDASILSAGMEALLREVAELARMCLSTRGEERPSMTQVADKLKALQSTWREKLLLTDGETEHLVSVPAALAFHDPLSSIMFSTGPRMSGIGIETPR, encoded by the exons ATGGCACGGCCTGGCTGCCCAGATAAGTGTGGCAACATCAGCATCCCGTACCCGTTTGGCACCGGAAAAGGCTGCTTCCAAGAACCCTTTAATGTCACATGCAATGGGACCGGGGCATATCTGGGCTCAAACGGACTTAGGATACTGGACATCAGTCTTACCTTGGGTGAGGTTCGTGTTCAGAATCCAcatataacatcacgatgcaacttCAGCAATGGCAGCAATAGCACCAGTGGTTTGGACATCTTAACTCTTGATCCTTTTCATACGGTTTCCAACACCAAGAACAAGTTGACATCAATCGGCTGTGGTGGACTTGCAATGCTTGTGGGACAAGCCAAGGGCAAGAACCAGCTTGAGTACCTCACCGCTGACTCATGCATTTCATCCTGCATGGACGTAAGCAGCATCGGTAATGGCACAGAGTGCTCTGGCATGGGTTGCTGCCAGGCCCCTGTTTCAGGAAACATCAACGCCTTCCTCGCCCAATCCATACCAGTATCAGCTATATACAACTCTACCGTTCAGTCTTTCAGCCCATGCACCTACTCATTCGTTGCTGAGGATGATTGGTTCCAGTTTGATCGTTCTTATATCAACTCTACAAATTTTGGACGTAAATATACAGATGGTGTTCCTTTGGTACTCGATTGGGTTGTTGGTAATGGAAGTTGTTCTGAAACCAGCAAGATGGGATCACAGTATGCCTGCCAAGCCATGAACAGCGATTGCATTGATGTGTCCAATGGCCCCGGTTACCGCTGCAACTGTTCTCAAGGTTATGAAGGCAATCCCTACTTACAAGGAGGGTGCAAAG ACATCAATGAGTGCGAACCTCCAAACCAGTCCTTGTATCCTTGCAAAGGTAATTGCAGAAACACCGTTGGGAGCTACACCTGTTCATGCTCATCAGGATTTAGGAGCGATGATCCAAAGAGCATACCCTGCGTTCAAGCTGACCCAAACAAAGCTCTGAAGGTGGCCTTAG GCACATCCGCCGGTGTCGTCTTCCTCATGGTTTGCATGTTCGCTCTACGGGCTGAGCATCAGAAAAGGAAGCTGACTAAAGAGAAGGAAAGATTCTTTGATCAGAATGGTGGTCAGATATTATACCATCAAATTATGTCAAAACAGGTCGATACATTGATGATATTCACACAGGAAGATCTAAAGAAGGCTACGAATGATTTTGACGAGAGCAGAGAAGTGGGCAGGGGCGGTCACGGCACTGTGTACAAGGGTGTTCTTAAGGATGGAAGAGTAATAGCCGTGAAGCGCTCCAAGATCATGAATGTGGCCGAAACTGATGAATTTGTGCAGGAGATTATCATACTTTCACAGACCAACCACCGGAATGTGGTCAGGCTTCTAGGGTGCTGCTTAGAGGTGGAAGTCCCCATACTAGTCTATGAATTCATCCCGAATGGCACTCTTTTTGAATTCATCCATCGTAACCGTGGGACTCCACCTCCCTCGCTGGACACCCGGCTCAGGGTCGCTCAAGAATCTGCTGAAGCACTCGCTTATCTGCATCTGTCCATGAACCACCCCATAGTGCATGGAGATGTCAAGTCCATGAACATTCTCTTGGACGAAAACTACATGGCGAAGGTGACTGACTTTGGGGCATCAAGGACACTCCCCAAGAATGAGGTTCAGTTCATGACATTGGTGCAGGGGACCTTGGGTTACCTGGATCCCGAGTACCTGCAGGAACGGCAGCTCACGGAGAAGAGCGACGTTTACAGCTTCGGCATTGTGCTGCTGGAGCTGATCACGGGGAAGACGGCGATCTACCACGACGGCCCCAAGGAAGGCAAGAGCCTCGCGTCGTCCTTCCTGCTCGCGATGAAAGAGGTGAGCCTCGATGGCATCCTGGACGCGAGCATACTAAGCGCCGGGATGGAGGCGCTGCTGAGAGAAGTCGCTGAGCTTGCGAGGATGTGCTTGAGCACCAGGGGGGAAGAGAGGCCTTCCATGACCCAGGTGGCTGACAAGCTGAAGGCTCTGCAGAGCACCTGGAGGGAGAAATTGCTGCTGACGGACGGCGAGACTGAGCATTTGGTATCGGTACCTGCAGCTTTGGCGTTTCATGATCCTCTGTCATCGATCATGTTCTCGACTGGGCCCCGCATGTCTGGAATAGGTATAGAGACACCCAGATGA